ATAAAGAGAATAATAGTTGGCGTAAGATGAGGTGTTTATAATTGCCAAAGCAAACGTTTTTTAATCTGCCCTATTTTAAAAGAAACTTAATTATTAATAATACATATGATTTGTTTATTAATAATGATTATAAGGATATAACAATAAGGGCTATTGCTAAAAATGCCAATATCTCTATCGGCAGTTTTTATCAATACTTTGAAGATAAAGATGACATGTATTTATACTTAATAATAGCTATAGAAGAAAAGGTATTCATGAAGTTTAAAGAACTGCATGGAACTATTTTTACTGAAAAAGATGATTTAATTTTAGAAAAGATTCTTTCACCTAAAGAGTTAGCTTTTGACAATACTTGGTACAATGCACCTATTGAAGTTATGATGAAATTTTACTTTGGAAAGTTTAGCAGAAAGCTAAATCACTCTATTTATATAGAGCTACAAGAATATAAAAATAAAGGTAAGCTAAAAGATTTTGTGGATGTTGAACTAGTTTTTTATCATTATGTAACCTCTATGTTTAACATGATAATGTACTTTAGAGAGAATAATATCACTGATGAAGAGGTAAAGACAGAAATAAAAAACAACTTTTACATAGACGTGTTTTTGCATGGTATTCTTAAAAAAGAAGCATAAAAGAGCATTTGTTTAGTTATATCAAATGCTCTTTTGTTATTCAAGATAACTCTGTTAATGCTACTAAGTTTATAATAGCAGTTATTAAAGGTAATAAGAGAATTTATCTATTATATTACTCTAGTACCTTTTTAATTCTATCAATAGCCCAGTCTAACTCTTCTTTATTAATAATAAGTGGAGGGGCTAATCTTATCACGTTATCATGGGTTTCTTTACATAATAAACCTAACTCTTTTAGTTGCTCACAATAGGGTCTGGCAGATTGATTTAACTCAATACCAATAAATAATCCTCTACCACGCAAGTGAGTTATTTTATCGCTCTTAATTTCTTTTAACTTATTAAGCAAATAGCTACCTAATTCATTAGATCTTTCAGCTAATTTTTCATTAAGTAGTACATCTATTGCTGCTATTGATACAGCACAAGCTAGTGGATTACCACCAAAGGTAGAGCCATGAGAGCCTGGTTCAAAAACTTCCAAAATTTCTTTATTGGCAGCAACACATGAAGCCGGTAAAATACCGCCACTTAGTGCCTTACCAATAATATAAATATCTGGAACAACATTCTCCCAATCACAGGCAAACATTCTACCAGTTCTACCTAAACCAGTTTGAATTTCATCAGCAATCATTAAAACATTATTTTTGCTACAAATTTCTCTTACTTTTGCCACATAACCCTGTGCAGGAATATTTATTCCAGCTTCACCCTGAATAGGCTCAAATAAAAATGCAGCTGTATTTGGTGTAATAGCTGCGGCTAATGCTTCAGCATCACCATAGGGCACTAACTTAATGCCTGGCAACATAGGACCAAAACCACGTTTATAAGCTGGCTCAGAGGACAATGATACTGCAGCCATTGTACGCCCGTGAAAGTTACCTGTACAAGCTATAATTTCAGCTTGATTATCAGCTATTCCTTTTACAAAATAACCCCATCTGCGAGCAGCTTTTATAGCGGTTTCTACTGCTTCAGCACCAGTATTCATTGGTAAAACTAAGTCTTTACCAGTAACCTTAACAACCTTTTCATAAAAAGAACCTAATTTATCGTTATGAAAAGCCCTAGAAGTTAAAGTTACTCTTTGAGCTTGCTCTAGTAACGCCTCTATAATTTTAGGATGACGATGGCCTTGATTAACTGCTGAATAAGCACTCAGCATATCCATATACTTGTTACCCTCTGGATCTTCTACCCAAATACCCTCTGCCTTAGAAATAACTATATTAAGCGGTTTATAGTTTTTGGCTCCAAATTTATTAGCCAGATCAATAACTTGTTGTGAATTAGACATATAATTTACCTCCGCATTATTTTATGTTATAAGAAAATTACTTAAAATCAAATAATAGCGTAACCAATTTGTAAGCAAAAAGCAAATAAATTAATTATACTAGCTGTTTAGATATTAACATAGAACAGTTAAAACATAATTATTGTGTTAAGATAAAGTCTTAGTTTCTATGCAAAAATCTAAACACTCTCATAACATAATATCTATTATTATTTTAGCTTAAAACTTCATAATTAAGTATTGTAATATGTTAAAAAAAAAGAGTATATTAATTGTAACAATTACAGGTAATTAACTCAGTATGTAAGCTATATTTAAATCATTTTTTAGCTCTATACTATTATAATATAAACTACATATATTTATATTTTTATTTCAATGAAAATAGTTTATAGAGTTTTACGGCAATGCTCAACTCATGATAAAAATCTTGAACATAATTATTTTCATCTAAAACCTTTTTTATTTTATTTATACGGTACCTAATTGTATTTGTATGTTGAAACATACGCTGGGCAGTTAATTTAATGTCTCCATTATTTTCAACATAGATTAGGGCTGTTTTAACTAAGTTAACATCATTATGTTTATCATATTCTAGTAAAGGAGTTATCATTTCATTTAGGTATTTTTTAACCCACAAGTTATCTAGCACAGGTATTAAAATTTTACTTGTTCCTATTCTATAAAAATAAGAAATATTATTATCAGTAGTTAAGGTATGGGTATATGCAAACATGCTTTCATTAATGGAAAGATACAATTGATCTAGTTTGTAATAAAGGCTACTAACTCCTATATTATAATCTTTACAATTAAATCCTATGTCACTTAATCTATTAATAATAATAGTTTCATAATCTGCCTCTTTTAATTGTTGAAATGTATATATAATTAAATAACCATTATTATAAGGAATTATTGAATTATACCTATTAAATGGTTTAAACTTTTGTAAGAACTGCCAAATGCTAAGTGCTTTATTAGTATTTTTTGCTTTGCAAAAAACCACTGCGTGTTTTTCTGCGAAATTTCTATTAATTTTTAAGGCTAATTTTTTTATTGCAGTTGTATTCAAATTACCAGTTAAAATATTGTCTATTTTTAGACTTACTGTTTCAATACATTGTTTGTCTTTTATGGCATTGACTATACTAGTTATAATATCTTCGTAGAATACTTCCTGAAAAATAAATATTGGAAAATTATTTTCGTCAGCAAAATCAATTACATTTTGAGGTATATTACTAAAATAAATATCTTTTATGGCTAAACCACTCGTATTAGCTTGTACAAGATTTCGTACATAGTCAAATAATTTGCTTGCATTATTTTTAATAATAAAAAAGGTACTTATTACAAACTCACCTTTCTCATAACTACCAATTATCATATCCTCAGTCTCATGGTCTATTATTCCTACTTTATCTACTAAATTAGTTAAACCATCTTTACCGGCTAATAATTTATGATTTTTAAACACCTCTAGCTGAAGAATATCCTTAATCATAACAGACATATCTATACACCTCCTTACCTTGCTACAAAACAGACTATTCATATCTTAACTCAAAATTCATGATAATTGTAGTCTTAATTTAACAATATAAATAAAAACAGCCAAATAGCTTTATTAGACTTGCTGTACACTAAATACATACTGGCAATAATTAAATAAAGTATTATTTAATTATTATTTTTCTCAATAAAGTTTTAGAATTCTTCTGTTAATACTAAGTAAATAACCTTAACTATCTGGGGATCATAATTTATCTTACGTAGTCTAAAATATAAACTTCTTAAGTAATTTTTAGCATTAAAATTACCTTGGCAACAATCTAGGTATTCACCTTCTATTTTCTTAAACTTTTTAATATAACTTGCTATTTCATGTTCTTTTAAATTCTTGTTATTAAATATAACTTCTGTTGCTCTTGCCATACGCTCATCTTCACCATAAATATAAGTAAAAGAATTATCCGTTGTTTTTTTGTGAATAAGTTCAAGCATCATTTTTAGGCTTTGGGCTGTTGCTTTATTATGAGCTGCCAGACTTACTAAAACGTCGGCTAAATGAGCTGTAGAGTGAGCCCATCCTTTACATTCTACATAACCCCTTAAATCTAACTCTTTATGTCCATAATCTAGTACTCTATCTACAATTAAAGTATAATTTATGTTTTCTAGCTTTGCTACTAAAACACCTATTATGAGATTTGAAAATGTACGGTTAAATACCGTATCATGCTCAATCTCACCTAGCCCTAAAAAAAGATGTTCATTAGATAATAAATCTTTTAAAATAACGTTTTGCTGTTTTATTGAAACATCATCTCTCTCTATAAGTGTCCATAAACACGAGAGAATTAACTCATCTCTAAACACTGGATCAATATCACCAATACATTTAACCATATTGTTAGTTAAATCGTTTGCATCAACTGATTTAGGAATTTCAAAATTTGTTTTTTTCATTTTTAATAATAAAGTCTTCAGTTCCTGTCGGTTCATAATTTACTCCTTAATTCTTTTTTATGTAAACTAACTTAATTATAGCTTATTTTAAGATAATCTTAGGATATTACACAAGATAATTACATAATAATTAGCATTATTTGAGTTCATTGAGTAAAAAAAGATGTAATTAAGCATATCTTATTAAAATATATTAATTAACTAGTCAAACTAGATACTCGTTTACCAACTTAGTGATATGCAAAAAAGCTGCTACATTAGCTCTTTTTTTGCTAATGAGGCAGCCCATTTTTTTATTTTTATAAAATGCTTTAAAGTTATTTAACTATAGTTAACAAGTGATATACTTAACTTGCAATTAAGTTTTAATTAATCAGCTACGCTAACATTTTTTTTATTATTAAAAATTTTTTTAAAATTTATTTCGGTAAATAACATTCCACTAACTATTAACAAAGCACCAACATAACCTTTTATGCTCAATACTTCATGTAAAAATATATAAGCAAACACAGCAGCAAACACTGGCTCAGTAGTATATATTAAAGCTGTATGTGTTGCGCTAGTATACCTTTGAGCAACACTTTGCACAATATAAGCACCCGAAGTACATACCACACTAAGTATAAATATATTTCTCCAAATATTAAAGTCAGTTGGTAGTACAGGCTGTTCATATACTAAAGAGGTTATTAGGCTTAATACCGCGCATACCCCTATTTGCACCACAGCAAAAGCTATAGAATTAGTTTTTTTAGTATATTTACCAGTTAGTAAAATATGAAATGCACAGGCAATAGCACAAATAAAGGTATAAAAATCACCAATGTTTATTCCCTGGATATTTTTATTTATTGTTAACAATCCTAATCCTATAAAAGCAATAATAACACTTAATATTGTTTTTTTATTAGGAGCTTTTTTTAATAAAATAGTAGAGAGTAAAGGAACCAACATTACATTAATCCCTGTAATAAATGCTGATTTTGAGGCTGTAGTATAGTTTAAACCCAAAGTCTGCAAGGCAAATGTAGCATATAATACTAGGCCTATTAATAAACCATATTTTAGAGTAGCTTTATCTATGCATAACATTTGTTTTATAAATATCAAAGAAGAAATTATAAATGCAACAAAAAATCTTATAGCTAAGAAGTTAAAAGTATTTAAATGAGCTAGAGAACTCTTTGTTAAAAAAAACGATGCTCCCCACCCCATAGTTACTATAAATAATGCTAAATCTGCTTTTATTTTTTTAGTCATCAACTGCACTCCTCTCATTCATTGCCTTACCTATCTTAACCTATTGAAGAGAAAAAAGCATTGTAAAAATATAAAAAAGCATTAAAGTATTTTGTAATTTTTATAAAGAAAAAGGTTTTAATAGATAGGTACTTATAGCTAAACTAAGCTCTAAGTAAAAGTCGTTTACCCCAGCTTCACATGTTATTAGTTGCTTTATTTTATTAATACGGTATCTTACAGTATTACTGTGTTGAATTAACTCTTTAGCTGTTAATTTTATGTCTCCGTTATTTTTCACATAACAGATAGCTGTTTTAAGTAGTGTAAAATCATTTTGCAAGTCATATGTTAGTAACGGGGTAATAACTTTTTTGGCATAACTGGTAAGCCATTCATTATTTTGCAAAGGTAACAATGCTCTATTTATACCTAAATCATTATAGGAGATTATTTCTAAGTTAAATTTAAATGCATACTCACAGGCATATAAACTTTCATTTATAGATTTAGTTAAATCATATAATTGGCTGTAATTGTTACTAACACCTATTACGTAGCTGTTAGTTGTTATTCCTATGTTAGCTAATGAATTTATAAGATACTCTACTTTAAAAGCTCTGTTTGCAGTAAATATAGCCAGTACTCCCTCTTTATATGGAATAATAGAGTGAGTATTATGATATTTAACTAGTGAAGTTGATACTGCTTGACCTGTTAATGAGAGATTTTTATGTGGTTTACAAAACGCTACATAGTGATTATTTTTAAATCCTTTATTTATAGATAGTGCCTGCTGCTTAATATCATTTTTTTTTAACTTTCCGCACTTTATATCGTTTAGTTTATGTTGCAATGATATAATGCATTGTTTTTCCTTATTAGCATTTAAAACACTCATTATTATGTCTTCGTAATAAACCTTACTGTAAATAAAAATTGGAAAAGCATGTTTATTTGCATAGTTTATAATATTTTGAGGCAACTGCCTAAAAAAGATATCTTTAATTGCAAGACCACTTACTCTAGCCTTAATTAACTCTTGCACATAAATAAGTAACTGCTCGGGATTTTCTTTAATACCTAAGAAGGTACTTAATACAAACTCATTTACCTCAAAACTGTTAATAATCATATCTTGGGTCTCGTGATCAATAATACCAACCTTTTTAACATAATTATGTAAACCCTCTTTGCCAGCCACTAGTTTAAAACTACTAAACGTTGGTAAATTGAGCATTTCATTTATTGTAATTTGCATATTAATCACCTCGTATGTATTGTAGCATATTGATAGATGGTTTTACTTTCTATCAAGTGTTGCTTCAATAATTATAGTATAATTGATGGTGTTATTGTATGATAATTTGCATAACAAAAAACACTACTATCTCAGCGTTATACACAAAAATCTTCCCAAAATATGTTAGCCATATTATGTTTAGGAAGATTTATGCTATTTCTTAATCTAGCTTCAATTCTGTACGCAGAATGTTTTACAATCAAAGCGCTAAAAAATACTACTATGCAAAACTATACATAAGGTATGCTGAGGTTAGTATTTTTTTGAGCAACGCCATATTTTATTATCAAAAAAGCACTCCCAACATGGAAGTGCCTTTATAACTATTAACTTAAAGATTAGATCTAGGGATTCAGAAATGTTTCAAGATCAAGGCGCATAAAAATTTTTGGGTGAAGCTATACATGCAGTATGCTGAACTCAGAAATTTTCATAAAACATTTACGGAATTTGACTAAAAAGCACTCCCCTAAAGAAGTGCTCTTAAAACCTAATCTGCGAAATCTAGTTTAGAATTTCAGAAATGTTTTGCAATCAAGGTGCCACAAAAATACTAGGCGAAGCTATACATGTCGTATGCTGGAGGTTAGTATTTTTTTGAGCAACGCCATATTTTATTATCAAAAAAGCACTCCCAACATGGAAGTGCCTTTATAACTATTAACTTAAAGATTAGATCTAGGGATTCAGAAATGTTTCAAGATCAAGGTGCATAAAAATTTTTGGGTGAAGCTATACATGCAGTATGCTGAACTCAGAAATTTTCATAAAACATTTACGGAAGTTGACTAAAAAGCACTCCCTAAAGAAGTGCTCTTAAAACCTAATCTGTGAAATCTAGTTTAGAATTTCAGAAATGTTTTGCAATCAAGGTGCCACAAAAATACTAGGCGAAGCTATACATGTCGTATGCTGAGGTTAGTATTTTTTTGAGCAACGCCATATTTTATTATCAAAAAAGCACTCCCAACATGGAAGTGCCTTTATAACTATTAACTTAAAGATTAGATCTAGGGATTCAGAAATGTTTCAAGATCAAGGTGCATAAAAATTTTTGGGTGAAGCTATACATGCAGTATGCTGAACTCAGAAATTTTTAGGCAACGACGAGCTTGTGCATTTATGAAGCACTAGGCTGATCTTTTTTTCCAGTCAACCCATATAGGACTGGCAAAGAAAATAGAAGAATATGTTCCGCTAATAATACCCACAAATAACGCTAAAGCGAATGGTCTTAATGTTGCTCCACCTAAGAACAATAATGAACCAACTGCTAATAGTGTTGTTATTGAGGTGTTGATTGAGCGTCTCATTGTTTGTTGTAAGCTATAATTAACTGTTTCTTCAATTGGCTCACCACGTTTACGACGTTTTAAGTTTTCTCTGATACGGTCAAATATTACAATAGTATCATTTATTGAGTAACCAACAATTAAAAGAATAGCAGCAACAAAACTACTATTAAGTTCAATTTGTGCAATTGAAAATACTGTTAATACCACAATAACATCATGTAATAAAGCTAAAATAGCTGCAATTGCAAACTTAAATTCAAAACGCCAAGTAATATAAATTACCATTAAAAAGTTGGCAATTAATAAAGCGAAAAAGGCCTGACGTGCCAATTCCTTACCAAAAATAGGATCAACTAAATCCGCTTTTTCTAAAGTAGACTCAGGATAAGTCTCTCTTAGTTTAGTTAATAAAGATTGACGGTGATCATCAGATAAAGTTTCGGTCTTTATTTGAACTACATTAGACTCACCAAGTTTTCTAACAACAGGCTCTTGAGTTAAATCCATTTCATTAACTATTGCTCTTACATCACCTGTTGGTACATCTTGTTTTAAATCAATCTCTAAAATTGTACCACTTGTAAAGTCTATACCTAGGTTTAGACCTCTTACAAATAGTGATCCAATACCAATAATTAAAATAATGGCAGAAAGCAAATAAAACTTTTTACGATTTTTAATAATTTGTAGTTTCATTATTTAACTGCCTCCTTTACTCCACCAATTGCTTTTTTA
This Clostridium sp. 'deep sea' DNA region includes the following protein-coding sequences:
- a CDS encoding TetR/AcrR family transcriptional regulator, which produces MPKQTFFNLPYFKRNLIINNTYDLFINNDYKDITIRAIAKNANISIGSFYQYFEDKDDMYLYLIIAIEEKVFMKFKELHGTIFTEKDDLILEKILSPKELAFDNTWYNAPIEVMMKFYFGKFSRKLNHSIYIELQEYKNKGKLKDFVDVELVFYHYVTSMFNMIMYFRENNITDEEVKTEIKNNFYIDVFLHGILKKEA
- a CDS encoding ornithine--oxo-acid transaminase translates to MSNSQQVIDLANKFGAKNYKPLNIVISKAEGIWVEDPEGNKYMDMLSAYSAVNQGHRHPKIIEALLEQAQRVTLTSRAFHNDKLGSFYEKVVKVTGKDLVLPMNTGAEAVETAIKAARRWGYFVKGIADNQAEIIACTGNFHGRTMAAVSLSSEPAYKRGFGPMLPGIKLVPYGDAEALAAAITPNTAAFLFEPIQGEAGINIPAQGYVAKVREICSKNNVLMIADEIQTGLGRTGRMFACDWENVVPDIYIIGKALSGGILPASCVAANKEILEVFEPGSHGSTFGGNPLACAVSIAAIDVLLNEKLAERSNELGSYLLNKLKEIKSDKITHLRGRGLFIGIELNQSARPYCEQLKELGLLCKETHDNVIRLAPPLIINKEELDWAIDRIKKVLE
- a CDS encoding PucR family transcriptional regulator, producing MSVMIKDILQLEVFKNHKLLAGKDGLTNLVDKVGIIDHETEDMIIGSYEKGEFVISTFFIIKNNASKLFDYVRNLVQANTSGLAIKDIYFSNIPQNVIDFADENNFPIFIFQEVFYEDIITSIVNAIKDKQCIETVSLKIDNILTGNLNTTAIKKLALKINRNFAEKHAVVFCKAKNTNKALSIWQFLQKFKPFNRYNSIIPYNNGYLIIYTFQQLKEADYETIIINRLSDIGFNCKDYNIGVSSLYYKLDQLYLSINESMFAYTHTLTTDNNISYFYRIGTSKILIPVLDNLWVKKYLNEMITPLLEYDKHNDVNLVKTALIYVENNGDIKLTAQRMFQHTNTIRYRINKIKKVLDENNYVQDFYHELSIAVKLYKLFSLK
- a CDS encoding DUF2785 domain-containing protein, which produces MNRQELKTLLLKMKKTNFEIPKSVDANDLTNNMVKCIGDIDPVFRDELILSCLWTLIERDDVSIKQQNVILKDLLSNEHLFLGLGEIEHDTVFNRTFSNLIIGVLVAKLENINYTLIVDRVLDYGHKELDLRGYVECKGWAHSTAHLADVLVSLAAHNKATAQSLKMMLELIHKKTTDNSFTYIYGEDERMARATEVIFNNKNLKEHEIASYIKKFKKIEGEYLDCCQGNFNAKNYLRSLYFRLRKINYDPQIVKVIYLVLTEEF
- a CDS encoding DMT family transporter — its product is MTKKIKADLALFIVTMGWGASFFLTKSSLAHLNTFNFLAIRFFVAFIISSLIFIKQMLCIDKATLKYGLLIGLVLYATFALQTLGLNYTTASKSAFITGINVMLVPLLSTILLKKAPNKKTILSVIIAFIGLGLLTINKNIQGINIGDFYTFICAIACAFHILLTGKYTKKTNSIAFAVVQIGVCAVLSLITSLVYEQPVLPTDFNIWRNIFILSVVCTSGAYIVQSVAQRYTSATHTALIYTTEPVFAAVFAYIFLHEVLSIKGYVGALLIVSGMLFTEINFKKIFNNKKNVSVAD
- a CDS encoding PucR family transcriptional regulator, which encodes MQITINEMLNLPTFSSFKLVAGKEGLHNYVKKVGIIDHETQDMIINSFEVNEFVLSTFLGIKENPEQLLIYVQELIKARVSGLAIKDIFFRQLPQNIINYANKHAFPIFIYSKVYYEDIIMSVLNANKEKQCIISLQHKLNDIKCGKLKKNDIKQQALSINKGFKNNHYVAFCKPHKNLSLTGQAVSTSLVKYHNTHSIIPYKEGVLAIFTANRAFKVEYLINSLANIGITTNSYVIGVSNNYSQLYDLTKSINESLYACEYAFKFNLEIISYNDLGINRALLPLQNNEWLTSYAKKVITPLLTYDLQNDFTLLKTAICYVKNNGDIKLTAKELIQHSNTVRYRINKIKQLITCEAGVNDFYLELSLAISTYLLKPFSL
- the secF gene encoding protein translocase subunit SecF, translating into MKLQIIKNRKKFYLLSAIILIIGIGSLFVRGLNLGIDFTSGTILEIDLKQDVPTGDVRAIVNEMDLTQEPVVRKLGESNVVQIKTETLSDDHRQSLLTKLRETYPESTLEKADLVDPIFGKELARQAFFALLIANFLMVIYITWRFEFKFAIAAILALLHDVIVVLTVFSIAQIELNSSFVAAILLIVGYSINDTIVIFDRIRENLKRRKRGEPIEETVNYSLQQTMRRSINTSITTLLAVGSLLFLGGATLRPFALALFVGIISGTYSSIFFASPIWVDWKKRSA